The Schistocerca gregaria isolate iqSchGreg1 chromosome 1, iqSchGreg1.2, whole genome shotgun sequence genome includes a window with the following:
- the LOC126268052 gene encoding uncharacterized protein LOC126268052 codes for MPKVKSEKRNSPSKSPLEGEKKSGWGSGGQLFGSETNENTFQGAGFKDKDKALETLKLLDGRDISYQFQIINSMYHRAKVILKRTKDEEKVHNLTEAIEVFENWINDYKAHNRSRENFSYLPLETVDAYKPLAQRYGVFVEGEKSFLHVYKEAEGDHKKLRQLKVDKDDENSITWDIHRNKNLKEISTRIKTEHLPLFETDLEYRGLPSKEHVEMIQWGYSPEVTKIKKLIPQIAEKLNGATKENMVIDSNGDSNSNSSNGSSVNEDSCKSAEKPKEEISTNGEVAAEA; via the exons ATGCCTAAAGTAAAATCTGAGAAAAGAAACAGCCCCTCAAAGAGCCCACTGGAAGGGGAAAAGAAATCAGGATGGGGCAGTGGTGGTCAGTTATTTGGCTCAGAGACAAATGAAAACACTTTTCAAGGAGCAGGGTTTAAGGACAAAGACAAGGCACTGGAGACATTAAAGCTACTTGATGGTCGTGACATCTCATATCAGTTCCAGATAATAAATTCCATGTATCATCGAGCAAAG GTTATTCTAAAACGTACAAAAGATGAGGAAAAAGTTCACAATCTTACAGAAGCAATTGAAGTTTTTGAGAATTGGATTAATGATTATAAAGCACACAATAGATCAAGAGAGAACTTCAGCTACCTTCCACTGGAAACCGTTGACGCCTATAAACCACTAGCACAACGTTATGGTGTTTTTGTGGAAGGTgaaaagtcattccttcatgtgtaCAAAGAAGCAGAAGGCGATCACAAAAAACTAAGACAACTGAAG GTCGACAAAGATGATGAAAATAGCATTACCTGGGACATACACCGCAACAAGAATCTGAAGGAAATTTCAACACGCATAAAGACTGAACATCTTCCTTTATTTGAGACTGATTTAGAGTACAGAGGACTGCCAAGCAAAGAACATGTTGAAATGATTCAATGGGGTTATAGTCCTGAGGTCACCAAAATTAAAAAGCTGATACCACAAATAGCAGAGAAGCTGAATGGAGCAACAAAAGAAAACATGGTTATTGATAGTAATGGTGAcagtaacagcaacagcagcaatggCAGCAGTGTCAATGAAGACAGTTGTAAAAGTGCTGAGAAACCAAAAGAGGAAATAAGTACAAATGGTGAAGTTGCTGCAGAAgcataa